A segment of the Synechococcus sp. CBW1002 genome:
CATGGACTCAGCGCCCGTGGGATTCACCTTCAGGGCGAGAAGCAGATGATGCAACTCCTGCCCAGCAGGATGGCGAGGCCGCAGGCCGGTGAGACGCCCACCGCGCCATAACCGAAGCCTCATCCGAAGCCCCTGCCGGCACGGGAGCAGCGGCTGGCAGAGATTCCCTGTTTCAGCAATCTCGATGCCCGCAGGCTGCGTGAACTGGTGGAAGCGACGCTCGCCGAAGGGTTGCAGCCGGAGAGGTGCTGATCCACAAGGCAGAAGACAGTCTTGCGCTCCATCTGGTACTGGAGGGTCGCATCACCGCCATCCAGGAGACGGATCGCATCAGCCGCCAACTGTTCAGCTTCGGTGAGGCGGAGTTCTTCGGTGAACAACCCCATCGACTGCCGGTGGCTTATCCCACCTCGATGTGGGCCACGGAAGACAGCCTCGTGTTTGACATCCCCAGTGGCAGTTTCAGGGAACTGCTGGCGGCTAGACCCGACTTCTCGGAGACGGTGTCGCAGGCCGTGGCCCGCTTCAGTGATGTGCGGCGCAGCGATGAAACCTGCCTGCCCGAGCGAGGCCTGCTGGACGATGTCGACCTGGTGCAGCCGCTGCAGAGGTTGCGCGATCGGCTGCGAGAGGTGCTGTCCAACCAACCATGCAGCCGACACGACCAATCGACTGTCCCATGCCCCCCCGTGACCGGCTTGGTCAGCGGCAGGATTGTGGAGATCTGGAGAAATCCAGCCGGGGCCGATAGGGTCGACATCCAGAACCTCTGCCCCGCCTTGCCATGGACGTGATCGACGCCATCTACGCGCGGCGGGCCGTGAAGCACTTCGATCCGAGCCATCGCTTGACCGCGGAGGAGGAACGGCGGCTGCTCGAGGCCACCATCCAGGCGCCCACCAGCTTCAACATCCAGCACTGGCGGTTTGTGATCCTGCGTGATCCGGCGCTGCGGAGCACGATCCGCAAGGAGTACGGCAACGACCAGGCCCAGATCACCGATGCCTCGCTGCTGGTGTTGTTCACCGCCGACGTCAAGGCCTGGAGCAAGCAGCCGCAGCGCTACTGGGCAGGAGCTCCCCAGCCGGTGGCCGATCTGCTGGTGGGCTGGATGGGCCCTTTCCATGACGGGAGGGAGTGGCTGCAGCGCGATGAAGCCCAGCGCTCGATCGGCCTGGCCATGCAGACCCTGATGCTGGCCGCCACCGGCATGGGCTATCAGAGCTGTCCGATGATCGGCTTCGAGATCGAGAAACTGGCCGAGCTGATCCA
Coding sequences within it:
- a CDS encoding Crp/Fnr family transcriptional regulator, with the translated sequence MLIHKAEDSLALHLVLEGRITAIQETDRISRQLFSFGEAEFFGEQPHRLPVAYPTSMWATEDSLVFDIPSGSFRELLAARPDFSETVSQAVARFSDVRRSDETCLPERGLLDDVDLVQPLQRLRDRLREVLSNQPCSRHDQSTVPCPPVTGLVSGRIVEIWRNPAGADRVDIQNLCPALPWT
- a CDS encoding nitroreductase family protein; the encoded protein is MDVIDAIYARRAVKHFDPSHRLTAEEERRLLEATIQAPTSFNIQHWRFVILRDPALRSTIRKEYGNDQAQITDASLLVLFTADVKAWSKQPQRYWAGAPQPVADLLVGWMGPFHDGREWLQRDEAQRSIGLAMQTLMLAATGMGYQSCPMIGFEIEKLAELIHLPADHVMGPMVAIGKGTQEPWPKPGQLPLKELVVENGF